In Colwellia sp. PAMC 20917, a single genomic region encodes these proteins:
- the lexA gene encoding transcriptional repressor LexA, which yields MLNEISELRPLTNRQQQVFDLIKDNISDTGMPPTRAEIAKFFGFKSANAAEEHLKALAKKGYIEMLPGTSRGIRLTEKLMEEAGLPLIGRVAAGEPILAAEHVEDHYKVDGNLFHPAADYLLRVNGESMKNIGILDGDLLAVHQTTDVQNGQVIVARVEENVTVKRYKREGNIVYLHAENDDFSPIKVDLSDQEFNIEGLAVGVIRSADWM from the coding sequence GTTTTTGATCTGATCAAAGACAATATAAGCGATACGGGCATGCCACCAACGCGTGCTGAAATAGCCAAGTTTTTTGGCTTTAAATCAGCAAATGCAGCAGAGGAACATTTAAAAGCTTTGGCTAAAAAAGGCTATATAGAAATGTTGCCAGGTACTTCTCGCGGCATTCGTTTGACTGAGAAGTTAATGGAAGAAGCCGGTTTACCTTTAATCGGCAGAGTTGCTGCAGGTGAACCTATTTTAGCTGCAGAGCATGTTGAAGATCATTATAAAGTTGATGGTAATTTGTTCCATCCAGCCGCTGATTACTTATTGAGAGTTAATGGCGAAAGCATGAAAAATATCGGCATACTTGATGGTGACTTGTTAGCGGTTCATCAAACGACCGATGTACAGAATGGCCAAGTAATTGTTGCTCGTGTCGAAGAAAATGTTACGGTTAAACGTTATAAACGAGAAGGTAACATCGTTTACTTACATGCTGAAAATGATGACTTCTCTCCTATCAAAGTTGATTTGTCTGATCAAGAGTTTAATATTGAAGGGTTGGCTGTTGGCGTTATTCGCTCGGCAGACTGGATGTAA